From Algoriphagus sp. NG3, the proteins below share one genomic window:
- a CDS encoding pseudouridine synthase, giving the protein MKDNNPKKPFFGEGKKDSKPSNSGQKGGYKGKSEGFNKSKDSGFSKFGAGKKPFSKSEDDFSDFSKKPRTNKKSDFKTLGEKKFGSKSNFGPKKDHGTDFTKKESDAGKKQFFAKKDELDGPKPYRKDFKTSKPEPSDKSDGLIYKGRGKDQKPVFAAGRPTYKSDKKDSKGFGKKRFVDQDTNVERPDYNFDSLPQKKKKMENEENLIRLNKYIANSGICSRREADSLISQGLVTLNGEVCTELGRKVKKTDRVVYQGRKINPEKPVYVLLNKPKDFITTTDDPMDRKTVMNLVGNACEERIFPVGRLDRNTTGLLLFTNDGELAAKLSHPSNEIKKIYQVTLDKPLTKKDEEAIIEGLTLEDGEANVDDMQVLSLDRTILGLEIHIGRNRIVRRIFAHLGYEVTALDRVVYAGLDKKDLKRGHYRFLSEQEVIRLKFFV; this is encoded by the coding sequence ATGAAAGATAACAATCCAAAAAAGCCGTTTTTCGGCGAAGGAAAAAAAGATTCCAAACCTTCCAATTCAGGACAAAAAGGAGGGTACAAGGGCAAATCAGAAGGATTTAATAAATCCAAAGATTCAGGATTTTCCAAATTTGGCGCAGGAAAGAAGCCATTCAGTAAAAGTGAAGATGACTTTTCTGACTTCAGCAAAAAGCCAAGAACAAACAAAAAATCAGACTTCAAGACCTTAGGAGAAAAGAAATTCGGATCTAAATCTAATTTTGGCCCTAAAAAAGATCATGGAACTGACTTTACTAAAAAAGAGTCAGATGCCGGTAAGAAGCAGTTTTTTGCTAAAAAGGATGAATTAGACGGGCCTAAGCCTTATAGGAAAGATTTTAAAACAAGTAAACCCGAACCTTCAGATAAGTCAGATGGCCTTATCTACAAGGGGCGCGGTAAAGATCAAAAGCCGGTATTTGCGGCCGGAAGACCCACCTACAAATCAGACAAGAAAGATTCTAAAGGGTTTGGTAAAAAGCGTTTTGTTGATCAGGACACAAACGTGGAAAGACCTGATTATAATTTTGACTCTCTTCCTCAGAAGAAGAAAAAGATGGAAAATGAGGAGAATCTCATTCGTCTGAATAAATACATTGCCAATTCTGGGATTTGCAGCAGAAGGGAAGCCGATTCCTTGATCAGCCAAGGTCTGGTGACGCTTAATGGGGAGGTGTGTACAGAGCTTGGACGCAAGGTGAAGAAGACTGACCGTGTGGTATATCAGGGCAGAAAGATCAACCCGGAAAAGCCTGTTTATGTATTGTTGAATAAGCCTAAGGACTTTATCACTACCACTGATGATCCTATGGATCGTAAGACGGTGATGAACCTGGTAGGGAATGCATGTGAAGAGCGGATTTTCCCAGTAGGCCGGTTAGACAGAAATACTACCGGACTGCTTTTGTTTACCAACGATGGCGAATTGGCAGCTAAGCTTTCGCATCCTTCCAATGAGATCAAAAAGATCTATCAGGTGACCCTGGATAAGCCGCTTACCAAAAAGGACGAGGAAGCTATCATCGAGGGTTTGACACTGGAAGACGGCGAGGCAAATGTGGATGATATGCAGGTGCTATCACTGGACAGGACTATACTTGGTCTGGAGATCCATATTGGTAGAAACAGAATTGTCCGTAGAATCTTTGCTCACTTGGGCTATGAAGTGACTGCGCTTGACCGGGTAGTATATGCCGGATTGGACAAAAAAGATCTAAAACGGGGACACTATCGCTTCCTATCTGAGCAGGAAGTGATTCGCTTGAAGTTCTTTGTATAA
- a CDS encoding helix-turn-helix transcriptional regulator, with product MPDDYKGGIVLGRMSASELQLEEASHSHRHDYHFFIIQEEGTTVFEIDFKKHVIKGSAVLYIHPNQVHRFLKTSEAVFFGLLINNESLNAEYLNLLEEIVPAEPLAIQGDCLSIITDTATLGIKAQERKPDRVYHTLLKDNSNALVALILSHYLENAKPAEKFSRFEAVTKAFKTSLEHNFTNLKRPSEYAKLLNISPSYLNECVKKTTGHSVSQLIQQRVILEAKRLLYHSDKSVKEIAAELGYDDYPYFSRLFTKVTRMTAITFRHKNLD from the coding sequence ATGCCTGATGATTATAAAGGAGGAATTGTTCTTGGGAGAATGTCTGCAAGCGAGTTACAATTGGAAGAGGCAAGCCATTCTCATCGGCACGATTATCATTTTTTTATTATACAGGAGGAAGGTACCACAGTTTTTGAGATTGATTTCAAAAAACACGTCATCAAAGGATCAGCTGTGCTATACATTCATCCAAATCAGGTACATCGATTTTTAAAGACCAGTGAAGCCGTATTCTTTGGCTTGTTAATCAACAACGAGAGTCTAAACGCAGAATATTTAAACTTACTGGAAGAAATCGTACCGGCAGAGCCCTTAGCTATTCAGGGCGACTGCTTGTCGATAATTACCGATACAGCGACACTGGGTATAAAAGCCCAAGAACGAAAACCGGACAGAGTTTACCATACTTTACTGAAAGACAATAGTAATGCATTAGTAGCCCTGATTCTTTCCCATTATTTAGAAAATGCAAAGCCGGCAGAAAAATTTTCGCGCTTTGAAGCAGTTACAAAGGCATTTAAAACTTCACTGGAACACAACTTTACCAACCTCAAACGGCCTTCCGAATACGCTAAACTCCTAAATATATCTCCGTCGTATCTGAATGAATGTGTTAAAAAGACAACAGGGCATTCCGTTTCGCAACTTATACAGCAGCGGGTAATTTTGGAAGCGAAACGCTTGCTTTATCACTCTGACAAATCAGTAAAAGAAATCGCGGCAGAACTTGGCTACGATGATTACCCTTATTTTTCACGCCTTTTTACGAAAGTGACACGAATGACAGCAATCACCTTCCGCCACAAAAACCTCGATTAG
- a CDS encoding siderophore-interacting protein, whose translation MISSIPKWVGNLFEGALRPNMKVIETSYISRWIKLVRFQGDIAKMDFQIGYANVIRVSETELRNYTVAHYDKNMGVLDILFHIHGNGVGSEYIDTLAVNDEVYISPPRGKRLFSPEIRQQVFFGDETSIGLACSALPILKKSKHQYHFFFELEDENRNVPHLLGIDNVTVFSKKETFRNEQWVSDLSIFKTLDWKQASFVLTGNVKSVQTFRKVLKEKTVGKIRAQGYWLEGKKGL comes from the coding sequence ATGATTTCGAGCATACCAAAATGGGTTGGGAATTTATTCGAGGGAGCGCTTCGCCCCAACATGAAGGTTATAGAGACTTCTTATATCAGCCGGTGGATAAAGCTGGTACGTTTTCAGGGGGACATCGCAAAGATGGATTTCCAGATAGGATACGCAAACGTGATCCGTGTAAGTGAAACAGAACTAAGAAACTATACAGTAGCGCATTACGACAAGAATATGGGTGTTTTGGACATTCTTTTCCATATTCATGGAAATGGTGTTGGCAGTGAATACATAGACACCTTAGCGGTAAATGACGAAGTGTATATCAGTCCACCCAGAGGGAAAAGGTTATTCAGTCCAGAGATTAGGCAGCAAGTGTTTTTCGGAGACGAAACTTCTATCGGGCTAGCCTGTTCCGCCCTCCCCATCCTAAAGAAAAGTAAGCATCAATATCATTTCTTCTTTGAGCTGGAGGATGAAAATAGAAACGTCCCACACCTTTTGGGGATAGATAACGTCACTGTTTTTTCAAAAAAGGAAACTTTCAGAAATGAACAATGGGTAAGTGACTTATCAATTTTCAAAACTCTTGATTGGAAGCAGGCAAGCTTTGTTTTGACCGGCAATGTAAAATCCGTCCAGACTTTCAGAAAGGTATTGAAAGAAAAGACCGTCGGAAAAATACGTGCTCAAGGCTATTGGCTTGAAGGTAAGAAAGGATTGTAA
- a CDS encoding cation diffusion facilitator family transporter, translating into MSHSHNHSDRKGLSLAFWLNVLFSIVEVVGGILTNSTAILADAFHDFADAIAIGLAVLLEKLSGKKRTPKFSYGYKRFSLLSAIGMSLFLLIGAVFMCTSAYHSFINPQIVDGKGMLFLAVLGIAVNGFAFLRIKNSNGHSHHHGHSHSHDADFNKKAIMLHLLEDVLGWVAVLIGAVVIYFTGWYWVDGVLAIAIAIFIGYNASKNLISTMKILMQSVPDNVDVAGLSDELLQIPDIENIHDLHIWTLEGSYHVGSLHAVVNAIGKNREGDALPSILKVMAKYKVQHPTVQIETTMNDCRFVSC; encoded by the coding sequence ATGTCACATTCACATAACCACTCGGATAGGAAGGGTCTATCATTAGCCTTTTGGCTTAATGTTTTGTTTTCAATAGTTGAAGTTGTTGGGGGAATCTTGACCAACTCAACCGCTATTCTTGCGGATGCATTTCACGATTTTGCGGATGCTATAGCTATTGGCTTGGCAGTGCTGTTGGAAAAGCTTTCGGGGAAAAAACGCACGCCTAAATTCTCTTATGGGTACAAAAGATTCTCACTACTGTCGGCCATCGGTATGTCGCTGTTTTTATTGATAGGTGCTGTGTTTATGTGCACCAGTGCTTATCATTCTTTTATCAATCCTCAAATAGTAGATGGAAAGGGGATGTTATTTCTGGCGGTTTTGGGTATTGCCGTTAATGGCTTTGCCTTTTTGAGAATTAAAAATTCAAATGGACATTCCCATCATCACGGACACAGCCATTCGCACGATGCTGATTTTAACAAAAAAGCAATAATGCTACACTTGTTGGAAGATGTTTTAGGCTGGGTAGCGGTCTTGATTGGAGCCGTCGTGATTTATTTTACAGGTTGGTATTGGGTAGATGGTGTGCTGGCTATCGCAATCGCGATTTTCATAGGCTATAATGCTTCGAAAAATCTAATATCCACGATGAAAATTTTAATGCAATCCGTTCCCGATAACGTGGATGTAGCCGGGCTTTCGGATGAATTGCTTCAGATTCCAGACATTGAAAACATCCATGACCTGCATATTTGGACATTGGAGGGCAGCTACCACGTCGGCTCGCTACATGCTGTTGTCAATGCAATTGGCAAAAACAGGGAAGGCGATGCTCTTCCGTCTATTTTGAAAGTAATGGCTAAATACAAAGTCCAGCATCCGACTGTACAGATCGAAACAACGATGAACGATTGTAGATTTGTAAGTTGCTAA